One segment of Podospora pseudopauciseta strain CBS 411.78 chromosome 5 map unlocalized CBS411.78m_5.2, whole genome shotgun sequence DNA contains the following:
- a CDS encoding uncharacterized protein (EggNog:ENOG503P5NW) — MRGFYHDPSTKSNLPLHVNVQQDLLITKYFTIFSRGDASKVRTANNGFDCRVDLIHDLWGFCPTTVISATDCGLAGSCVDKHGCSKGWGFTNAALTTFTCSDPSAPFCSTALLTLPNNLGPFTYLACGKGPSTDNYMAFTTKAESSASSTTVSTSGNPQSSSTTASTLTQVDASASGSETTIPQAETIGQRGSTNGENTQTNNIGAIVGGVIGSIALLCASGIVIVWLLIRNRNSAKTPKVGVAPIPKPLETQSPDHKTVAWTHYSHAGWGPPELPAYHGNGSNTGPVELPAIMYPSRE; from the exons ATGCGAGGATTCTACCACGACCCGTCTACAAAGTCGAACTTGCCACTTCACGTCAACGTCCAGCAAGaccttctcatcaccaagtACTTCACGATTTTCTCCAGGGGCGATGCCTCGAAGGTCCGAACGGCAAATAATGGGTTCGACTGCCGTGTCGATCTGATCCACGACCTCTGGGGTTTCTGTCCGACCACCGTCATCTCTGCAACTGACTGCGGTCTGGCGGGAAGTTGCGTCGATAAACATGGGTGTTCAAAGGGATGGGGGTTCACCAATGCCGCCCTGACAACGTTTACTTG CTCCGATCCTTCAGCGCCGTTTTGTTCTACAGCACTTCTCACCCTGCCAAACAACTTGGGCCCGTTTACATACCTTGCCTGTGGAAAGGGGCCCAGCACCGATAACTACATGGCATTTACCACAAAAGCCGAGAGCAGCGCATCTTCGACCACAGTATCAACCTCAGGGAACCCACAATCTTCATCCACCACAGCATCTACCTTGACTCAAGTCGATGCATCGGCGTCTGGTTCCGAGACCACTATCCCTCAAGCTGAAACTATTGGGCAGCGAGGTTCGACAAACGGCGAGAACACCCAGACAAATAACATTGGCGCAATTGTAGGCGGCGTGATAGGTTCTATCGCACTCTTGTGCGCCTCAGGTATCGTCATTGTCTGGTTGCTGATACGGAATCGCAACAGCGCCAAGACACCCAAAGTTGGCGTGGCTCCTATCCCGAAGCCTCTTGAAACACAATCACCAGATCATAAAACAGTAGCCTGGACACATTACAGCCACGCTGGCTGGGGCCCACCGGAGTTACCAGCATACCACGGCAACGGATCCAACACGGGTCCAGTGGAGCTTCCCGCCATAATGTATCCCAGCAGAGAGTAA
- a CDS encoding uncharacterized protein (EggNog:ENOG503P83Q; COG:S), whose protein sequence is MKTQEIIKFLAGMYSLLNNTQWRNGTQVPDPWGTTPAGLLTYTRYGYIFAVMNSMEPEKRPLNLTWPPGEQGSVEDWALIAKSSLSYSGPFGLNTSVPLTKFSGQVLHGPVVTGSMPSMVGVVQRRNYTVVERDGEVYLSIAVITTQVGARSEIWWRRVAKG, encoded by the exons ATGAAAACACAGGAAATCATCAAATTCCTCGCGGGAATGTACTCCCTCCTTAACAACACGCA ATGGCGAAACGGCACCCAAGTCCCCGACCCCTGGGGCACAACCCCAGCCGGCTTGCTGACATACACGCGCTACGGGTACATATTTGCGGTGATGAACTCGATGGAGCCGGAGAAGCGGCCGCTTAACTTGACCTGGCCGCCAGGTGAGCAGGGGAGCGTTGAGGATTGGGCGTTGATCGCTAAGAGCTCGCTGTCGTATTCGGGGCCGTTTGGTCTTAACACGTCGGTTCCGTTGACGAAGTTCAGCGGGCAGGTGTTGCATGGTCCGGTGGTGACGGGGAGTATGCCGAGCATGGTGGGAGTGGTTCAGAGGAGGAATTATACGGTTGTGGAgcgggatggggaggtgtaCTTGTCGATTGCTGTCATCACGACGCAGGTGGGTGCGAGGTCGGAgatttggtggaggagggtggcgaaGGGGTAG
- a CDS encoding uncharacterized protein (COG:S; EggNog:ENOG503P04U) — MYAWYAAAKVCFVYLSDLDPAAADENLEQALPRCRWFKRGWTLQELIAPRHVIFHDRDWNERGTKDSLSSLLSKITTIPEELLRVDKRLDHYAVGRRMSWASMRKTTRREDEAYCLLGIFNVNMPLLYGEGEAAFFRLQKIIVEELADLSLFVWTDEIEEGGEERDGNGKITAKRAPWSSMFAVSPRQFSCAGKLEATLADSTYRNLRSRPRGIQVEASLIFRFSEIDKDDGNECIYDTICMIDGMPIGVMIRKIGGGRYPIGGLV, encoded by the exons ATGTACGCCTGGTACGCGGCAGCAAAAGTGTGCTTCGTCTACCTATCCGATCTGGACCCAGCTGCAGCCGACGAAAACCTGGAGCAGGCTCTTCCTCGCTGCAGGTGGTTCAAGCGGGGATGGACGCTCCAAGAACTGATCGCGCCAAGGCATGTAATCTTCCATGACAGAGACTGGAACGAGCGCGGCACGAAGGACAGTCTGAGCTCGTTGCTTTCCAAGATCACGACAATCCCGGAGGAACTGCTGAGGGTAGATAAGAGATTGGATCACTATGCCGTTGGTAGACGGATGAGCTGGGCCTCGAtgaggaagacgacgaggagggaggatgaggcaTACTGTTTGCTGGGTATATTCAATGTGAACATGCCGCTGTTAtacggggagggagaggctgCGTTTTTCCGCCTGCAGAAAATCATTGTGGAAGAGCTGGCGGACCTGAGTTTGTTTGTATGGACGGACGAAatcgaggagggaggagaggagcgCGACGGAAATGGTAAAATAACGGCCAAGAGAGCTCCTTGGTCATCGATGTTTGCAGTTTCACCTCGGCAGTTTTCGTGTGCTGGCAAGCTTGAAGCGACGCTGGCTGACTCTACCTACCGAAACCTCAGGTCTAGGCCCAGGGGCATCCAAGTGGAAGCCAGTTTGATATTTCGATTCAGCGAGATTGACAAAGACGACGGCAACGAGTGCATTTATGACACTATTTGCATGATAGATGGCATGCCTATCGGTGTGATGATCCGCAAAATTGGTGGAGGGCG CTATCCTATTGGGGGTCTTGTGTGA
- a CDS encoding uncharacterized protein (COG:I; EggNog:ENOG503NWA2), protein MVEPRLPDIYGPGTFTDRELVPILTDAHRILRVLAAQTPGFTDNEVVLSKVRFEGEAEPVIPGPVKSTPVAAALHGMTGILADEILTLRGLPSPTRKVVINTTHTTLWLGGVAAVYLDHESIISLMRDKKRFGELVPDWQQRGFDPKLNPLLKLRATGIYPTKIPGQWYNLHGSLNPEPMLRNLGIDPFPEASITTLDEAAAYLRKKTTKMSPAEVEYLNLSAGHCGTKCHTPASWSATSMGKSLAKHPLIDVIPPPSHSVPSPPTPFPALNTTNPLPLSGVKVLELARIIAAPVASSILASLGATVIKINAPHLPDMSVLQLSLTAGKITTCLDLRDPTDRDKLQELLAEADVFIQGFRPSALDKYGLSQHDILSMAVKRNKGVVYVTENCFGPDGVYASRPGWQQMADCASGVAYVMGRAYELADGEPVLPSLPVSDMTCGLVCAVGAMMGLLNRAREGGSWIVRGSLVRVDTSFLDKEVGLYPRHVVERCKERFNWGVMRGENHVLELLRMTWEGWEGDGVMRGYLREEGEWWERWRESAFGGRELGILRPVVQFEGEGIREEVQPRWARSPVPFGFYEKGDAMF, encoded by the coding sequence ATGGTAGAACCAAGACTTCCCGACATCTACGGCCCCGGGACCTTTACCGACCGAGAACTGGTTCCGATACTGACGGATGCGCACCGAATACTCCGGGTCTTGGCAGCCCAAACCCCTGGCTTCACAGACAATGAGGTCGTCCTGTCAAAAGTTAGGTTTGAAGGCGAGGCCGAGCCTGTGATCCCAGGCCCTGTCAAGTCTACGCCTGTTGCAGCAGCACTCCATGGCATGACCGGTATCTTGGCCGATGAGATTCTAACGCTCCGAGGGTTGCCTAGTCCTACCAGGAAGGTGGTCATCAACACGACACATACAACCCTGTGGCTTGGAGGTGTGGCGGCAGTTTACCTCGACCACGAGTCGATTATATCCTTGATGAGAGATAAGAAGAGGTTCGGTGAGCTGGTTCCGGATTGGCAGCAAAGAGGTTTTGATCCTAAGTTGAACCCCCTGCTCAAGCTGAGAGCAACGGGTATCTATCCCACCAAGATACCTGGGCAGTGGTATAACCTCCATGGATCCCTCAACCCAGAACCTATGCTTCGTAACCTCGGCATTGACCCCTTCCCTGAAGCATCGATCACAACCCTCGACGAGGCAGCGGCTTACCTCCGCAAGAAAACAACAAAGATGTCACCCGCCGAAGTGGAGTACCTTAACCTCTCGGCCGGTCACTGCGGGACAAAGTGCCATACTCCTGCCTCTTGGTCCGCCACCTCGATGGGAAAGTCCCTAGCTAAGCACCCGCTAATTGATGTCATCCCCCCGCCCTCTCACTCCGTCCCCTCACCACCTACCCCCTTCCCGGCTCTCAACACgaccaacccccttcccctgtCAGGGGTAAAAGTCCTCGAGCTAGCCCGCATCATCGCCGCCCCGGTAGCCTCCTCCATCCTTGCGTCGTTAGGGGCAACGGTCATCAAAATCAACGCCCCCCATCTGCCGGATATGTCTGTTCTTCAGCTCAGTCTGACAGCCGGCAAGATCACCACCTGCCTTGATCTTCGAGATCCCACCGACAGGGATAAGCTTCAGGAGTTGTTAGCCGAAGCGGATGTTTTTATTCAGGGGTTCCGTCCCAGTGCGTTAGATAAATACGGTCTTTCCCAACACGATATCTTGTCCATGGCTGTCAAACGGAACAAGGGAGTGGTGTACGTGACGGAGAATTGCTTCGGTCCTGATGGGGTGTATGCTAGTAGGCCCGGGTGGCAGCAGATGGCTGATTGTGCTTCTGGTGTGGCGTACGTCATGGGGAGGGCTTACGAGTTGGCTGATGGGGAGCCGGTCTTGCCTAGTTTGCCGGTTAGCGATATGACTTGTGGGCTTGTCTGTGCTGTAGGggcgatgatggggttgttgaatCGGGcgagagagggggggagctGGATTGTGAGGGGGAGTTTGGTTAGAGTTGATACGTCTTTTTTGGATAAGGAGGTGGGTTTGTATCCTCGGCATGTGGTGGAGAGATGCAAGGAGAGGTTTAACTGGGGAgtgatgaggggggagaatCATGTGTTGGAATTGTTGAGGATGAcatgggaggggtgggaaggggatggGGTAATGAGAGGGtatttgagggaggagggggagtggtgggaaCGATGGAGGGAGAGTgcgtttggggggagggagttgggtATTTTGAGGCCTGTGGTGCAgtttgaaggggagggaatCAGGGAGGAAGTGCAGCCGAGGTGGGCGAGGAGTCCGGTGCCGTTTGGGTTTTACGAGAAGGGGGATGCCATGttttaa